A genome region from Pseudomonas anguilliseptica includes the following:
- a CDS encoding putative motility protein: MELSGLTSQVSTQAAAQASALASLLLLRKTLELQAASIGGLVQAATPASLPSNPPNLGNSVDVMV, encoded by the coding sequence ATGGAACTCAGCGGCCTGACCAGTCAGGTGTCGACCCAGGCAGCGGCGCAGGCCTCTGCCCTGGCCTCATTGCTGTTGCTGCGCAAGACTCTGGAACTGCAGGCTGCCAGCATCGGCGGCCTGGTGCAGGCCGCTACGCCAGCCAGCCTGCCGAGTAATCCGCCTAACCTGGGCAATAGCGTCGACGTGATGGTTTAG
- the msrA gene encoding peptide-methionine (S)-S-oxide reductase MsrA, protein MVLRSQILAHKLELPSAEQALPGRAEAMAVPTAHFVNGNALQGPFPEGLEQAVFAMGCFWGAERRFWQQPGVWSTAVGYAGGHTPNPTYDETCSGLTGHTEVVLVVFDPQVTSYATLLKVFWEAHNPTQGMRQGNDIGSQYRSAIYCYGAEQLAAAQNSQAQFQAELSKAGYGAITTEVREAPPFYYADAYHQQYLAKNPDGYCGLGGTGTCLPG, encoded by the coding sequence ATGGTTCTGCGTTCGCAAATTCTCGCCCACAAACTCGAACTGCCCAGCGCCGAGCAGGCACTGCCTGGCCGTGCCGAAGCGATGGCAGTGCCCACCGCACACTTCGTCAATGGCAATGCCTTGCAGGGCCCATTCCCCGAGGGGCTTGAGCAGGCGGTATTCGCCATGGGTTGTTTCTGGGGCGCCGAACGGCGCTTCTGGCAACAACCGGGCGTGTGGAGCACGGCGGTCGGCTATGCCGGCGGCCATACGCCGAACCCAACCTATGACGAAACCTGCTCGGGCCTGACCGGCCACACCGAAGTGGTGCTGGTGGTATTCGACCCACAGGTCACCAGCTACGCCACACTGCTGAAAGTGTTCTGGGAGGCGCACAACCCAACCCAGGGCATGCGCCAGGGCAACGACATCGGCAGCCAGTACCGTTCGGCGATTTACTGCTACGGCGCCGAACAGCTGGCCGCCGCGCAGAACAGCCAGGCGCAGTTCCAGGCGGAGTTGAGCAAAGCCGGTTACGGCGCCATTACCACCGAAGTACGCGAGGCCCCGCCGTTCTACTACGCTGATGCTTATCACCAGCAGTACCTGGCGAAGAACCCCGACGGCTATTGCGGCCTGGGCGGAACGGGAACCTGCCTGCCGGGCTGA
- a CDS encoding IS5 family transposase has protein sequence MKQMTFADAEYAGKRKQTRKELFLIEMDRVVPWKGLIALIEPHYPKGEGGRPSYPLMAMLRVHLMQNWFGYSDPAMEEALYETTILRQFAGLTLERIPDETTILNFRRLLEKHELAAGILAVINGYLGDRGLSLRQGTIVDATLINAPSSTKNKNGKRDPEMHSTKKGNQYYFGMKAHIGVDDESGLVHSVVGTAANVADVTQVDKLLHGEENMVGADAGYTGVEKRPEHEGRQVIWQVAARRSTYKKLGKRSALYKAKRKIEKAKAQVRAKVEHPFRVIKRQFGYVKTRFRGLVKNTAQLVTLFALSNLWMARRHLLTNAGEVRP, from the coding sequence ATGAAGCAGATGACCTTCGCCGACGCCGAGTACGCCGGCAAGCGCAAGCAGACCCGCAAAGAATTGTTCCTGATCGAGATGGATCGGGTAGTGCCATGGAAAGGGTTGATCGCTTTGATCGAGCCGCATTATCCAAAGGGTGAAGGCGGCCGACCGTCCTATCCGCTGATGGCGATGCTGCGAGTGCATCTGATGCAAAACTGGTTCGGTTACAGCGATCCGGCGATGGAAGAGGCGCTGTACGAGACCACCATCCTACGCCAGTTTGCCGGGCTGACTCTGGAGCGCATTCCTGACGAAACCACCATCCTCAACTTCCGCCGCTTGCTGGAAAAACACGAACTGGCTGCCGGCATCCTGGCCGTGATCAATGGCTACCTGGGTGACCGTGGTTTGTCGCTGCGCCAAGGCACCATCGTCGATGCCACGCTGATCAACGCGCCGAGTTCAACCAAGAACAAGAACGGTAAGCGTGACCCTGAGATGCACTCAACCAAGAAAGGCAATCAGTATTACTTCGGCATGAAGGCGCACATCGGGGTGGATGACGAGTCTGGCTTGGTGCACAGCGTGGTGGGTACTGCCGCCAACGTGGCGGATGTCACCCAGGTCGATAAGCTGCTGCACGGCGAGGAAAACATGGTGGGGGCCGATGCCGGATATACCGGTGTCGAGAAGCGCCCCGAGCATGAGGGCCGTCAAGTGATCTGGCAGGTTGCAGCACGGCGTAGCACTTACAAGAAACTCGGTAAGCGCAGCGCGCTGTACAAAGCCAAGCGCAAAATCGAGAAGGCCAAGGCCCAAGTGCGAGCCAAGGTCGAGCATCCGTTTCGGGTGATCAAGCGTCAGTTCGGTTATGTGAAGACGCGCTTCCGTGGCCTGGTCAAAAACACGGCGCAACTGGTGACTTTATTCGCGCTGTCAAATCTGTGGATGGCGCGCCGACATTTACTGACGAATGCAGGAGAGGTGCGCCCGTAA